In a genomic window of Helianthus annuus cultivar XRQ/B chromosome 10, HanXRQr2.0-SUNRISE, whole genome shotgun sequence:
- the LOC110885758 gene encoding protein ALP1-like: MDQSFLIMLSNLLHLQNQLDPTTSLLSDSPTTSSTPSSLLTSTSAAPLLFFTIASVLSFISTSRKPKPPSPPPSPSSTSPYSISAFRALSTERIWAMEAPLRDAQWRSLYGLSYPVFTTVVDKLKPYIAQSNLSLPSDYAVAMVLSRLSLGLSAKTVAKRYSLEPYLVSKITNMVTRLLATKLYPEFIKIPAGRRRLHETTAAFAEITNLPNICGAIDNTHVRLHSLPSDVPNKNIYTNVYGFKSIQLQVVADHKKIFWDVCVKAPGAVDDATHFRDSLLYNRLVSGDIVWEKVVNVKGHPVRPYVVGDWCYPLLSFLLTPFSWNRTGNPAQNTFDEGLMKGRRVVEEAIGLLKGRWRILQDVNVGLNHAPQTIVACCVLHNLCQIAREPEPEMWKEPEESGPVARVLESEKSYYYFGESLRQVLADDLYQRLSSR; encoded by the coding sequence ATGGATCAATCCTTCCTAATCATGCTCTCCAACCTCCTCCACCTCCAAAACCAACTCGACCCCACCACCTCCCTCCTCTCCGACTCccccaccacctcctccacccCTTCCTCCCTCTTAACCTCCACCTCCGCTGCCCCCCTCCTCTTCTTCACCATCGCCTCCGTCCTCTCCTTCATCTCCACCTCCCGCAAACCCAAACCCCCCTCCCCTCCCCCTTCCCCTTCCTCCACCTCCCCCTACTCCATCTCCGCCTTCCGCGCCCTCTCCACCGAACGCATCTGGGCCATGGAAGCCCCTTTACGCGACGCCCAATGGCGCTCCCTTTACGGCCTCTCCTACCCCGTCTTCACCACCGTTGTTGATAAACTCAAACCCTACATCGCCCAGTCTAACCTCTCCTTACCCTCCGATTACGCCGTTGCCATGGTTCTTTCCAGATTATCCCTCGGTCTGTCAGCGAAAACTGTTGCCAAAAGGTACTCGTTAGAACCTTATTTGGTTTCCAAGATTACTAATATGGTCACTAGGCTGTTGGCTACTAAGTTGTACCCTGAGTTTATTAAGATACCCGCTGGACGACGTCGTTTGCACGAGACGACAGCGGCCTTCGCCGAGATTACGAATTTACCGAATATTTGCGGGGCGATTGACAACACTCATGTTCGGCTTCATAGCCTTCCGAGCGATGTGCCGAATAAGAATATTTACACGAATGTGTACGGGTTTAAGTCGATACAACTTCAGGTGGTGGCGGATCATAAGAAGATATTCTGGGATGTGTGTGTAAAAGCGCCCGGGGCGGTGGATGACGCGACGCATTTTCGTGATAGTTTGTTGTATAACCGGTTGGTGTCGGGGGATATTGTGTGGGAGAAGGTGGTGAATGTGAAGGGGCATCCGGTGCGGCCGTATGTTGTCGGGGATTGGTGTTATCCGTTGTTGTCGTTTTTGTTGACGCCGTTTTCGTGGAACAGGACCGGGAATCCGGCGCAGAACACGTTTGATGAAGGGTTGATGAAAGGACGGAGGGTGGTGGAGGAGGCGATCGGGTTGTTGAAGGGGAGGTGGAGGATTTTGCAGGATGTGAATGTGGGGTTGAATCATGCGCCGCAGACGATTGTGGCGTGTTGTGTGTTGCATAATTTGTGTCAGATTGCGAGGGAGCCGGAGCCCGAGATGTGGAAGGAGCCGGAGGAGAGTGGGCCGGTGGCTCGAGTATTGGAGAGTGAGAAGAGCTATTATTATTTTGGTGAGAGTTTGAGGCAGGTGTTGGCTGATGATCTTTATCAGAGACTTTCGTCGAGATGA
- the LOC110885757 gene encoding pentatricopeptide repeat-containing protein At5g39710 — MKTLKPYRKTPQYSTIPSFPPPPPPPPPDLNLVGKAVSILKRHHIHNLNPLSPHFTPQSASYLLHHSQFDKTLTLSFINWSRTRPFFDLKCACQSIHILTRFKLYKTAQSIAEHVAINTRNDENGELVFKQIKDTYFDCNSSSAVIDLLVKSYSSLKLVKRGLNTIHLAISHGFMPGVLSYNAVIDAVIRSNERMELAEEMYMGMIKAGVSPNVFTYNILIRGFCGVGELERGLEFFDEMGRKGCLPNVVTYNTLIDAYCKLRRVDDAFKVFEKMSKRDMEPNVISYNVILNGLGREGRMKETGVVLEEMKRKRIVPDEVTYNTLVNGYCKEGNFHQALILHDEMTSNGLSPNVITYTSLINSMCKARNLHRAMGFLEQMRVRKLFPNARTYTTLIDGFSQQGFMEEAYKLLDEMKKNGLSPSIVTYNALIHGHTVDGKIEDALRVLDQISKTGLSPDVVSYSTIITGFCRNQELDKAFEMKREMVKKGVLSDAVTYSSLIKGLCVQGRLTEACDIFQEMLRIGLPPDECTYTALINAYCEEGDTKTALHLHDEMLNKGLLPDVVTYSVLINGLSKQARTREAKQILFKLYYDNAVPDDVTYNTLIENCGNMELKSVVALIKGFCMKGLMNEADKVFDKMLQRKQAPTEAVYNVLIHGHCKGGNLRKSFKLYKEMVSRGFMPHTATIIALVKELVKGEMTAESSEVIENVLRSCKVTDAEVAKALVEINHKQGNMDAVFKILSEMAKDGLLPNSGKTAYAQ; from the coding sequence ATGAAAACCCTTAAACCCTACCGGAAAACTCCACAGTATTCCACCATCCCCTCctttccaccaccaccaccaccaccaccacctgacCTTAACCTCGTCGGAAAAGCAGTCTCCATCCTCAAACGCCACCACATCCACAACCTAAACCCTCTATCCCCCCACTTCACCCCCCAATCCGCTTCCTACTTACTCCACCATTCTCAATTCGACAAAACCCTAACCCTATCTTTCATCAATTGGTCTCGCACACGCCCCTTTTTCGACCTCAAATGCGCCTGTCAATCCATTCACATTCTCACCAGATTTAAGCTCTACAAAACCGCCCAATCAATCGCTGAACATGTTGCCATTAACACCCGTAACGACGAAAACGGAGAATTGGTCTTCAAACAGATCAAAGACACGTACTTTGATTGTAATTCGAGCTCTGCGGTTATCGATTTGTTGGTAAAATCATATTCTAGTTTGAAATTGGTTAAAAGGGGTTTAAATACAATCCATTTAGCTATATCTCATGGGTTTATGCCCGGTGTGCTTTCGTATAATGCGGTTATCGATGCGGTTATTAGGTCGAATGAGCGGATGGAACTAGCTGAAGAAATGTATATGGGTATGATTAAAGCGGGTGTTTCGCCGAATGTGTTTACTTATAATATATTGATTCGCGGGTTTTGTGGGGTTGGGGAATTGGAAAGGGGTTTGGAATTCTTTGATGAGATGGGAAGGAAAGGGTGTTTGCCGAATGTGGTGACGTATAATACGTTGATTGATGCGTATTGTAAGTTGAGGAGGGTTGATGATGCGTTTAAGGTGTTTGAGAAAATGTCTAAGAGGGATATGGAGCCGAATGTGATTTCGTATAATGTTATTCTTAATGGGTTGGGTCGAGAAGGGAGGATGAAAGAGACGGGTGTGGTTCTTGAAGAAATGAAGCGGAAAAGAATTGTTCCGGATGAAGTGACGTATAATACGCTTGTGAATGGGTATTGTAAAGAAGGTAATTTTCATCAAGCGCTTATTTTGCATGATGAAATGACGAGTAATGGGTTATCTCCGAATGTTATTACGTATACTTCTTTGATTAATAGCATGTGTAAGGCGAGAAATCTACATCGTGCTATGGGATTTTTAGAACAAATGCGTGTAAGGAAGTTGTTTCCGAATGCTAGAACGTATACGACGTTGATTGACGGGTTCTCGCAGCAGGGGTTCATGGAAGAAGCGTATAAGTTGTTGGATGAGATGAAAAAGAACGGTTTATCTCCGTCTATCGTGACTTATAACGCTTTGATCCATGGACATACAGTAGACGGGAAGATAGAAGACGCCTTACGAGTTCTTGATCAGATTAGTAAAACCGGATTATCCCCTGACGTTGTAAGCTATAGTACAATCATCACCGGTTTTTGTAGGAATCAAGAACTAGATAAGGCGTTTGAAATGAAACGCGAAATGGTCAAAAAAGGAGTGTTATCCGATGCTGTTACGTATTCGTCACTGATTAAAGGTCTTTGTGTTCAAGGGAGACTAACCGAAGCGTGTGATATTTTCCAGGAAATGTTAAGAATAGGTTTACCACCTGACGAATGTACATACACAGCTTTAATTAACGCGTATTGTGAAGAAGGAGATACGAAAACCGCGCTACATTTGCATGATGAAATGCTTAACAAAGGCTTGCTACCCGATGTTGTGACTTACAGTGTGTTGATTAACGGGCTTAGCAAGCAAGCACGAACCCGTGAAGCAAAGCAGATTCTTTTCAAGTTGTATTACGACAACGCGGTTCCAGATGATGTGACGTACAATACGTTAATAGAGAATTGTGGCAACATGGAGTTGAAAAGCGTTGTAGCACTTATAAAAGGGTTCTGCATGAAAGGCTTGATGAATGAAGCAGataaggtgtttgataaaatgcttcAAAGAAAACAAGCACCCACTGAAGCGGTTTATAATGTTCTTATACATGGCCATTGTAAAGGCGGGAACTTGAGGAAATCTTTTAAGTTATACAAAGAGATGGTGAGTCGTGGATTTATGCCGCACACTGCAACGATTATTGCGTTAGTAAAAGAGCTTGTGAAAGGTGAAATGACTGCGGAGTCGAGTGAAGTTATAGAAAATGTGTTGAGAAGTTGTAAGGTTACGGATGCTGAGGTGGCAAAGGCTCTTGTTGAGATAAACCATAAACAAGGGAACATGGATGCAGTGTTTAAGATTCTTTCTGAAATGGCTAAGGATGGACTTCTTCCAAATAGTGGGAAAACTGCTTATGCTCAATGA
- the LOC110885756 gene encoding pentatricopeptide repeat-containing protein At2g15820, chloroplastic: MQLNNRPQDQSPFIFLLSSLPTPVKPYLTPMRTAITLLRSLSTHHHHRRLIIHRTLTLFNTLHTPHPTNPIRFPLFHAQSSVSNFVEQLAGEDGNWDSSKDKLDNESFNFDACFGSSIDDSEKFKASASLDVKELDELPEQWRRSKLAWLCKELPSHKPATLVRILNAQRKWANQDDMTYLVVHCLRIRQNETGFRVYKWMMQQHWFRFDFALATKLADLIGKERKYLKCREIFDDIINHGLIPTEYTFHILIISYLSSSNRGCLDEACVIYNRMIQLGGYSPRLSLHNSLFKAIVTAPEDSSKRYLNPAEFVFHQMVTSGFKIHNDIYSGLIWLHSHQDTIDKERIESLRAEMQLSGIEESKEVLVSVLRACSKEGDVEEAEKTWKKLLNLATRIPSQAFVYKMEVYAKNGEYMRSLDVFKSLQQQASSPSTSGFHKIIEVLCKAQAAELAESVMKEFIESGKKPLTPSYINLMDMYFTLGMHDKLEYTFLQSVENCRPNRTVYNLYLKSMVHIGNLEKAEDVLRQMQNLEDVGVDSKSCNAILMGYLDGREYVKAEKIYALMKEKKFHIEPDLIETLEQVLSSNEEVVKNPTTLKLNKEQREALVGLLLGGVKIESDETRKNHTLVFKFNENSGVHNVLKKRIRNEYNEWLDLSSEKDDQFTTISHSYFGFYADQFWPQGQPVIPKLIHRWLSPRVLAYWYMYGGYKTSSGDILLKLRGSEDGVDRIVKALQKKSLTCKVKRKGGLFWIGLLGSNSVWFWKLVDPYIVAELKDHLKPERFSSDLKEESQTIDFDKSDSDYSEDDAS, from the exons ATGCAACTGAACAACAGGCCTCAAGACCAATCACCATTCATCTTCCTCCTCTCTTCTCTTCCCACTCCCGTTAAACCCTACTTAACCCCCATGCGCACAGCCATAACCCTCCTCCGTTCTctctccacccaccaccaccaccgccgtctCATCATCCACCGCACTCTTACCCTCTTCAACACACTCCACACACCCCACCCTACAAACCCAATTCGTTTCCCCCTCTTTCATGCCCAATCTTCAGTCAGTAATTTCGTCGAACAGTTGGCGGGCGAAGACGGAAACTGGGATTCCAGCAAAGATAAGTTAGATAACGAGTCGTTTAACTTTGACGCGTGTTTTGGGTCGAGTATTGATGATTCTGAGAAGTTTAAGGCTTCTGCTTCACTTGATGTGAAGGAATTGGATGAGCTTCCTGAACAGTGGAGGAGGTCTAAGTTAGCGTGGCTGTGTAAGGAGCTGCCGTCTCATAAGCCTGCTACTCTTGTTAGAATACTGAATGCTCAGCGGAAGTGGGCTAATCAAGATGATATGACTTATCTAGTTGTGCATTGTTTGCGGATTCGACAGAATGAAACTGGGTTTAGG GTGTACAAATGGATGATGCAACAACACTGGTTTCGTTTCGATTTCGCTCTCGCGACAAAGCTAGCAGATTTAATTGGCAAGGAGCGAAAATACTTGAAATGCAGGGAGATATTCGATGACATAATTAATCACGGATTAATCCCTACAGAATACACATTTCATATTCTCATAATCTCCTACCTTAGTTCATCAAACCGGGGTTGTTTAGACGAAGCATGCGTCATCTACAATCGAATGATTCAGTTAGGAGGTTATAGTCCCCGCCTTAGCCTCCACAATTCTCTTTTCAAAGCGATTGTAACCGCACCCGAAGACTCCTCAAAACGGTATCTTAATCCAGCGGAATTTGTATTTCATCAAATGGTAACATCCGGATTCAAGATTCATAACGATATTTACAGCGGTCTTATTTGGCTTCATAGCCATCAAGATACGATAGATAAAGAAAGAATCGAATCTTTACGAGCCGAAATGCAGTTATCGGGAATCGAAGAGAGTAAAGAAGTGCTTGTGTCGGTTTTGAGAGCTTGCTCGAAAGAAGGGGACGTAGAAGAAGCTGAAAAAACATGGAAAAAGCTTCTTAATTTGGCTACGAGAATTCCTTCGCAAGCTTTTGTTTATAAAATGGAAGTATACGCAAAAAACGGAGAATATATGAGATCGTTAGACGTATTTAAGAGTCTCCAACAACAAGCAAGCTCACCCAGTACTTCGGGATTTCATAAAATTATCGAAGTGTTGTGCAAAGCGCAAGCTGCGGAACTCGCAGAGTCGGTTATGAAAGAGTTTATCGAAAGCGGTAAGAAGCCGTTAACGCCATCGTATATTAATTTAATGGACATGTATTTTACACTAGGTATGCATGATAAATTGGAGTATACGTTCTTACAGTCCGTCGAAAATTGTCGTCCGAATCGTACCGTTTACAATCTATATCTCAAATCAATGGTGCATATCGGCAATCTCGAAAAGGCGGAGGATGTATTGCGCCAAATGCAGAATCTTGAGGACGTTGGTGTCGATTCCAAATCTTGCAACGCTATTTTAATGGGGTATTTAGATGGTCGAGAGTATGTTAAAGCGGAAAAGATATATGCTTTGATGAAGGAGAAAAAGTTTCATATCGAACCTGATTTGATCGAAACTCTTGAACAGGTTTTGAGTTCAAATGAAGAAGTTGTTAAGAACCCGACAACGCTAAAGCTCAACAAAGAACAACGAGAAGCTCTTGTGGGATTACTGTTAGGTGGTGTAAAGATCGAATCCGATGAAACGAGAAAGAATCATACgcttgttttcaagtttaacgAGAACTCCGGTGTACATAACGTTTTAAAAAAACGTATACGCAACGAGTATAACGAGTGGTTGGATTTGAGTAGTGAAAAAGATGACCAATTTACCACGATCTCACACTCATATTTCGGGTTTTACGCCGACCAGTTTTGGCCACAAGGTCAACCGGTGATTCCGAAATTAATCCATCGGTGGTTGTCACCGCGAGTGCTTGCGTACTGGTACATGTATGGGGGGTATAAAACATCGTCTGGAGATATTTTGTTGAAGCTTAGAGGAAGTGAAGATGGCGTTGACCGGATCGTTAAAGCTTTGCAGAAAAAGTCTTTGACTTGTAAAGTCAAACGTAAGGGGGGATTGTTTTGGATAGGTTTACTTGGAAGCAATTCAGTATGGTTTTGGAAATTGGTGGATCCGTACATTGTTGCGGAGTTAAAAGATCATTTAAAGCCGGAACGATTTTCTTCTGATTTAAAGGAAGAATCTCAAACTATTGACTTTGATAAAAGTGATTCTGATTATAGTGAAGATGACGCGTCGTAg